The Culex quinquefasciatus strain JHB chromosome 2, VPISU_Cqui_1.0_pri_paternal, whole genome shotgun sequence genome contains the following window.
ATTTCCTGCATATCAAAGTCGCTACTGTCCACGCTGGAATCGCTCGAATCGCATCGAATTTCCTTCACGATTACGGCCACCGCCTTCAGCACCAGCAGGGCCATCTTTTGCAGCAGCGTTCGATCGTACCGCGATTGCGTGGTAGGTCCTGCCGATCCACCGGCACTACTTCCCGATGTGCTCTCGATGGGTACAACGCGTCGCCCGTTAGGTTCCACTACCTGCGACAACCGACTGTCGTGGTATCGAATGACCTCCCCGCGGTATCCGATGAACCCCAGCACACTCGTGTACGACGACTTGGGCATCTTGTCCAGTATCCGATGGTCTTTAACAGATCGCACCACGTTGTGGGCCAAGCTGCCAACCTCCTCCGGAATAAAGTCCTGCAACGCGAGCGTACTGCCGTAGCACAGAGCTTCATTGAACAGCGTCAACATCTGCTTGTAAATGACCGAGTTCTTCGTCGACAGCAGCAACAGCTGAAAGTGATCCAGCTGGGACTGGAACGGTTGCGTTTCCACCACCGACAGGTTCGCCTTAACGCTGATGATGCTCTCCCAGAGCCGCAGGAACGTGAGTATGCAGGTTTCGGTAGCGATTGCCGTCAAGCTTTGGGCGATCAACGGTTGCGACACGGCTGGCGcccggatcatgtgcgaaaTGTTCTTGACCAGCGCGGGCCACTTGTTGCCGAGGATGCTGATCGTTTCGCACTTGATCCTCGTCGTGTCAAAACTCTCCGAATCCGTCAGCGAGATGATATGGCAGATGGGAGCAGAGGCGGCGGCACCTCCAGGGACATTCAGGTGGGATGTTGACTGCAGGTGGTGATGACTCGAGGGAGATGACGCGGAGGTGGGGTTGAAGATATTGCTGCCCGAGTAACTGCTTCCTCCCTCTCCGTAGTGCGTCGCAAAGTAGTTGTTCTCCAGCGAGGGAGCGTTGAACGCTCCGGAACCACCAGCTGCACCCGCACCACTTGTACTCGGACCCGGTCCCCCATTAATGTCCTCATCCAGCGGATGCTCCGTTTCGTCCTTCCACTCCACTATCCGCTTGATGATATCCAGGCTAAAGTTGATCTTCTTCACCGCCAGAATGTCCAGCTGGTTAAAGTCGAACAGATTCGCCACAATCTTCTCCAGCCACCGATCGTCCAGGTCGTCCTTGATGATGATCAAAAACGAGGACAGTATCCGCCCGGAAAGGTAGTTGATAAACTTGTTGTTGTAGTTACACAACCCGATAATCTCATCAATGTTCATCGACACAAAATCCGTCTCCGGATGCTGGTTCTCGGCCCGAATCAGATAGTTACACAGATCCATCACTCCCGAGCAAATGTTTCCCTTGATGTTCTGCTTCAAGTACGTATCGAACAACAGCTGCACGTTGGACAGAAACTTGAGCAAGTACTCGAACGGCCACTCGATCAGCGGCTGCAGTTGCCTCACCATCCCCCGTCCCCTACTGCTGTCCAGCAGACCCCCACTTCCAACTCCCGTCGCGTACACATAATATGACTGAAACGACATCAACAGCACGTTCGTCTCCAGCCCACACAGGCACTGCTTCGCGATCGCCTCCTGGAAAATCGCCTGATAGTCCTGCACCTGCCGTAACCTCAAATCCTCCTCCGATCCACTGCCAACCGTCGGTTGATCCCGCACCCCCACAACACCAACCCCAACTCCCCCACCAATCGAGCCCGTCGTCGACGACGAACCCGACGTGGTGCTGCTCGCGCTGCTGCTACAATtcggcggcgacgacgacaaACTCGTCGAGCTGGAACACGCCGACGCCACCAGCGAAGATCCGTTCGAAGAATTCCCGCTCGAACTGGCCGTGCTGCTGTTTGCGCTCGTGTTCACCGCGTCCACCACGTCCGTTTCCGCCTCGATCCGTTGCCGCTTGATGACCGGCTGCTCGTTGGCGGATGACGAAGACGAGGACgaggaggaggtggccgtcgACGGGCACGGCATGCCGATCG
Protein-coding sequences here:
- the LOC6034212 gene encoding protein lines, yielding MVLQNEKKDPHPKGGGSTGSGANVVESPPVESIGMPCPSTATSSSSSSSSSANEQPVIKRQRIEAETDVVDAVNTSANSSTASSSGNSSNGSSLVASACSSSTSLSSSPPNCSSSASSTTSGSSSTTGSIGGGVGVGVVGVRDQPTVGSGSEEDLRLRQVQDYQAIFQEAIAKQCLCGLETNVLLMSFQSYYVYATGVGSGGLLDSSRGRGMVRQLQPLIEWPFEYLLKFLSNVQLLFDTYLKQNIKGNICSGVMDLCNYLIRAENQHPETDFVSMNIDEIIGLCNYNNKFINYLSGRILSSFLIIIKDDLDDRWLEKIVANLFDFNQLDILAVKKINFSLDIIKRIVEWKDETEHPLDEDINGGPGPSTSGAGAAGGSGAFNAPSLENNYFATHYGEGGSSYSGSNIFNPTSASSPSSHHHLQSTSHLNVPGGAAASAPICHIISLTDSESFDTTRIKCETISILGNKWPALVKNISHMIRAPAVSQPLIAQSLTAIATETCILTFLRLWESIISVKANLSVVETQPFQSQLDHFQLLLLSTKNSVIYKQMLTLFNEALCYGSTLALQDFIPEEVGSLAHNVVRSVKDHRILDKMPKSSYTSVLGFIGYRGEVIRYHDSRLSQVVEPNGRRVVPIESTSGSSAGGSAGPTTQSRYDRTLLQKMALLVLKAVAVIVKEIRCDSSDSSVDSSDFDMQEIQMIERSIRDVVRKLETFLKVQLEFHPDSHFSKVLIHLFDDQDDYLVEAMVCTLDVTSGISFRNNAFPELIAILNPVYTFIEFSNLGPNITHLFLDLLISTETCFLLFLLRFLKYIRQNWSMFTQSCLNYYQHNSYSNATTLLQSFRNSQIVINNNSNNVILDSVMTVLISLRLQISRLVADTLFPYNIGPILRLIENCESLYEGNELS